One window from the genome of Alkalihalobacillus sp. LMS6 encodes:
- the dinB gene encoding DNA polymerase IV has protein sequence MDEQDFKLPEPNRDTTRKIIHIDMDAFFSSVEERDNPALKGKPVIIAKHPRTTGGKGIVSTANYEARKYGIHSAMSAYEAYKRCPEGIFLSGNYKAYQKASLAIREIMFTYTELVEPMSIDEAYLDVTDNHYNEKSASKLARQIQFDIWKKTGLTSSAGVSYNKFLAKIASDVKKPAGLTVIPPDKALTFIKQLAVEKFPGIGPKTAEKMHRLNIYVGDDLYRMTQLDLVHHFGKAGLSYYKRARGIDNNQLKLHRDRKSVGKEHTYAQPLVTDEDVLFKLRRLADEVQASLERVKKQGKTIVLKIRYRSFDTITRRISLPNYVHTSEALFQYVQELWFEYGEIRRHVRLLGLSVTNLVEIRYQTLSLF, from the coding sequence ATGGATGAGCAAGATTTTAAGCTTCCTGAACCGAATCGAGACACCACTCGTAAAATCATTCACATTGATATGGATGCCTTTTTTTCGTCGGTAGAAGAACGAGATAATCCGGCGCTAAAAGGCAAGCCGGTTATTATCGCAAAGCATCCTCGAACAACTGGTGGAAAAGGGATTGTTTCTACCGCTAATTATGAAGCAAGAAAATATGGCATTCACTCTGCAATGAGTGCGTATGAAGCGTACAAACGTTGTCCTGAAGGGATTTTTCTATCAGGCAACTACAAAGCTTATCAAAAAGCTTCTCTCGCTATCCGGGAAATTATGTTTACTTATACAGAGTTAGTAGAACCAATGTCCATTGATGAAGCCTATTTAGATGTGACGGATAATCATTACAATGAAAAGAGCGCGAGTAAATTAGCCCGTCAAATTCAGTTTGATATTTGGAAAAAAACGGGACTAACAAGTTCTGCTGGCGTTTCCTATAATAAATTTTTAGCGAAAATCGCGTCCGATGTAAAAAAGCCTGCTGGACTCACTGTAATTCCACCAGATAAGGCACTGACGTTTATTAAACAACTAGCCGTAGAAAAGTTCCCAGGTATCGGTCCAAAAACTGCTGAAAAAATGCATCGTTTGAATATCTATGTAGGCGATGATTTATACAGGATGACTCAGCTTGACCTTGTTCATCATTTCGGAAAAGCTGGTTTATCTTACTATAAACGAGCAAGGGGAATTGATAACAACCAACTGAAGTTGCATCGTGATCGAAAGTCGGTTGGAAAAGAACACACGTATGCACAACCACTTGTAACCGATGAAGATGTTTTATTTAAACTAAGACGTCTGGCAGATGAGGTGCAAGCTTCCCTTGAACGAGTAAAAAAACAAGGGAAAACCATTGTTTTGAAGATTCGCTATCGATCGTTTGACACGATAACGAGGCGAATTAGTTTACCGAATTACGTTCACACCAGTGAAGCGTTGTTTCAGTATGTGCAAGAATTGTGGTTTGAATATGGAGAGATCCGTCGCCACGTTCGTTTGCTTGGGTTGAGTGTAACGAATTTAGTTGAAATTCGGTACCAAACCCTTTCTCTTTTTTGA
- a CDS encoding MFS transporter — MIMWFANLFVGASMTMVIPFLSLYIESFGQYSGEDVQRWSGFVFGISFLVAFLVAPIWGRIGDRYGRKKVLIGTGFGIAISVFLMGYVQSVEALFVLRAFMGLATGFIPASMALIAAQSSKRTAGETLGTLQTGTVSGGLLGPLFGGLIADTVGMELTFVLTASILTLASLLVVFGVKEVIYEEKGEKKRRYAAKEVLAFIVRSPMLIMVMVVALIIQMALFSIQPLLALFVNDLVGSVENMAFLAGLAFSITGLGNLLSTRKWGQLGDRMGHEKVMLILLILSGVFFIPQAFVDSLWQLIVLRFVFGLAVGGLIPCTTAFIRQSCPVSMQGEVLGYNQSFRFLGNVLGPVSGGLIAASFGIPYVFISAGVLFLLTAIVLKIMLNSERKKEENEADSQVHHQ; from the coding sequence ATGATTATGTGGTTTGCCAACTTGTTTGTTGGTGCAAGTATGACAATGGTGATTCCATTTTTATCTCTTTACATTGAATCGTTCGGACAATATTCAGGTGAGGATGTTCAAAGATGGTCTGGCTTTGTTTTCGGTATTTCTTTCTTAGTTGCTTTTCTCGTTGCGCCAATTTGGGGACGAATTGGCGATCGTTATGGACGAAAAAAAGTCCTCATTGGAACTGGTTTTGGGATTGCGATCTCGGTATTTCTTATGGGGTATGTTCAATCCGTCGAAGCGTTATTTGTTCTCCGTGCTTTTATGGGGCTTGCGACAGGGTTTATCCCTGCTTCAATGGCATTAATAGCAGCACAAAGTAGTAAGCGTACAGCTGGAGAAACCCTCGGAACTTTGCAGACAGGTACTGTTTCTGGAGGTTTACTAGGGCCGTTATTTGGCGGTCTAATTGCAGATACTGTCGGGATGGAGTTAACGTTTGTATTAACGGCGTCAATTTTAACCCTTGCATCTCTACTTGTTGTTTTTGGGGTAAAAGAAGTGATTTATGAAGAAAAAGGTGAGAAAAAACGGCGGTATGCAGCAAAAGAGGTATTGGCATTTATTGTACGTTCGCCGATGCTGATCATGGTGATGGTCGTGGCGCTTATTATTCAAATGGCGTTGTTTAGCATCCAGCCACTTTTGGCTCTGTTTGTTAATGATTTAGTCGGGTCTGTTGAGAATATGGCTTTCTTAGCTGGTTTAGCATTCTCGATTACGGGTTTAGGGAACTTATTATCAACTCGAAAATGGGGACAGTTAGGCGACCGAATGGGCCACGAAAAGGTAATGCTCATTTTACTAATTTTGTCTGGCGTGTTTTTTATTCCGCAAGCATTCGTTGATTCACTCTGGCAATTAATTGTGTTACGTTTCGTCTTTGGTTTAGCAGTGGGAGGCTTAATTCCCTGCACCACAGCGTTTATTCGTCAATCGTGTCCCGTATCGATGCAAGGGGAAGTGCTCGGTTATAATCAAAGTTTTCGTTTTTTAGGAAACGTATTAGGACCGGTCTCAGGCGGTTTAATTGCAGCGAGCTTTGGTATCCCTTACGTATTTATTAGTGCAGGCGTCTTGTTTCTTCTTACTGCGATTGTCTTAAAAATCATGTTAAATAGCGAAAGAAAAAAAGAAGAGAATGAGGCAGACAGTCAAGTCCACCATCAATAA